One genomic region from Anabaena sp. PCC 7108 encodes:
- a CDS encoding SpoIID/LytB domain-containing protein: MKIFFCRSAYKILTTFCLLGLTAASEPVNNSPDIELKIGIVQRFGATPAAKLELTPTKGDRLKLKFSVNNQPQTLVTSNPIQLETVMEVLPAPKVQEVVVLGNYRTFETAEDSAKSWRDQGIQVEIAQPERWQVWAKRDVYSSPLLRRLLLQSIETSGQKLPYLDTQILKQVPRVSWVVNGKRYSQNFLEISTEKNLIRVNKSEKTGNARLYAGRMNLQPNAYGTYSLVNQVPLETYLRGVLPYEIGTSAPKTSLEAQAVIARTYALRNLRRFAVDDYQLCADTHCQVYDGLNGVAKITDQAIATTRGMVLTYNNELVDALYSSTTGGVTASFSDVWNGEDRPYLRPIIDASTNLWNLSKKSLADEKNFQQFINLQQGFNESSWDVFRWNKQTSLEDITKDLQKFLRVKKSPYAKFKTIQAIAVVKRSESGRILDLAVKTDIGVFVLHKDEVRSAFAAPRSTLFYLQPINKGTPGVWGYAFIGGGLGHGVGLSQTGAQHLAKLGWSSNKILQFYYPGTQIKMLGNGIKPFLNN, encoded by the coding sequence ATGAAAATTTTTTTCTGTCGTTCTGCCTACAAAATACTAACGACCTTTTGTTTATTAGGACTAACTGCTGCATCCGAGCCTGTAAACAATAGCCCAGACATAGAACTAAAAATTGGGATTGTACAGCGATTTGGAGCAACACCCGCAGCCAAACTGGAACTAACACCAACAAAGGGCGATCGCTTAAAGCTAAAATTTTCAGTAAATAATCAGCCTCAAACCCTAGTCACATCTAACCCCATTCAACTGGAAACAGTCATGGAAGTCCTACCCGCACCCAAAGTTCAAGAGGTAGTGGTTTTAGGTAACTACCGCACCTTTGAAACGGCGGAAGACAGTGCCAAAAGCTGGCGTGATCAAGGAATACAGGTGGAAATAGCCCAGCCAGAACGCTGGCAAGTATGGGCAAAACGAGATGTTTACAGCAGTCCTTTACTCCGACGCTTGTTATTACAAAGTATAGAAACTTCTGGACAGAAACTTCCCTACCTAGATACCCAAATTCTCAAACAAGTCCCGCGAGTCAGTTGGGTAGTCAACGGTAAACGCTACAGCCAGAACTTTCTAGAAATTAGCACTGAAAAGAACTTAATTCGGGTAAATAAAAGCGAAAAAACCGGGAATGCTCGTCTTTATGCTGGCAGGATGAACTTGCAACCCAACGCCTACGGTACTTACTCTTTGGTTAATCAAGTCCCCTTAGAAACCTATTTACGGGGAGTTTTACCCTATGAAATTGGTACGAGTGCGCCCAAGACATCTCTAGAAGCCCAGGCAGTTATTGCTCGCACCTATGCTCTTAGGAATTTACGCAGGTTTGCTGTTGATGACTACCAATTATGTGCCGATACCCACTGCCAAGTTTATGATGGGCTGAACGGAGTGGCAAAGATAACAGATCAAGCGATCGCTACCACACGCGGTATGGTACTAACCTATAATAACGAGTTAGTAGATGCCCTATATTCTTCGACTACAGGTGGTGTTACAGCTTCTTTTAGCGATGTTTGGAATGGCGAAGATCGTCCCTATTTACGACCTATTATTGATGCATCTACAAATCTTTGGAATCTATCTAAAAAGAGTTTAGCAGACGAAAAAAATTTCCAACAGTTTATTAACCTGCAACAAGGATTTAATGAAAGTAGCTGGGATGTATTTCGCTGGAACAAGCAAACCAGCCTAGAGGACATTACCAAAGACTTGCAGAAATTTTTGCGCGTCAAAAAGAGTCCCTATGCCAAATTTAAAACAATTCAGGCTATAGCTGTAGTTAAGCGGAGTGAAAGTGGTAGGATTCTGGATTTAGCCGTGAAAACTGATATCGGCGTTTTTGTTCTTCACAAAGATGAAGTCCGCAGTGCTTTTGCGGCTCCCCGCAGTACACTGTTTTATCTGCAACCCATAAACAAGGGTACACCAGGTGTGTGGGGATATGCCTTTATCGGTGGTGGGCTAGGACATGGTGTTGGATTAAGTCAAACAGGCGCTCAACATTTAGCCAAGCTAGGTTGGTCCAGTAACAAAATTCTCCAGTTCTATTATCCTGGTACGCAAATTAAAATGCTTGGCAACGGTATTAAGCCTTTCTTGAACAATTAA
- a CDS encoding ParB N-terminal domain-containing protein — MVRIQEIPLNQIQRPLPRQNDPQKVASLMASIAEIGQQEPIDVLEVDGRYYGFSGCHRYEACQRLGQETIIARVRKATKSVLKMHLA, encoded by the coding sequence ATGGTTAGGATTCAAGAAATTCCCTTAAATCAAATTCAGCGTCCCTTGCCGCGTCAAAACGATCCCCAGAAAGTAGCATCTTTAATGGCATCGATAGCGGAAATTGGGCAGCAAGAACCAATAGATGTCCTAGAAGTAGATGGACGTTATTATGGCTTTTCTGGTTGCCACCGCTATGAAGCTTGCCAGCGCTTAGGCCAAGAAACTATTATAGCCAGAGTTCGTAAAGCCACTAAGAGTGTTCTCAAGATGCACTTAGCTTAA
- a CDS encoding Dps family protein, translating to MSFPVKVKNVNIGINDASRGEIAEGLSRLLADTYSLYLKTHNFHWNVTGPMFQTLHLMFETQYTELALAVDLIAERIRALGYPAPGTYSEYAKLSSIPETPGVPKAKEMIQLLVEGQETLVRTARSIFPLVDAVNDEPSADLLTQRMQVHEKTAWMLRSLLEE from the coding sequence ATGTCATTTCCAGTAAAAGTCAAAAATGTCAACATCGGTATTAATGATGCTAGTAGAGGCGAAATTGCCGAAGGATTGTCTCGCTTATTGGCTGACACCTATTCACTTTATCTGAAAACTCACAATTTTCATTGGAATGTGACAGGTCCAATGTTCCAAACATTGCATCTGATGTTTGAGACACAGTATACAGAACTAGCCTTAGCAGTGGATTTAATTGCCGAAAGGATTAGAGCGCTGGGCTATCCCGCACCAGGAACTTATAGTGAATATGCCAAACTGAGTTCGATTCCAGAAACTCCTGGAGTTCCTAAAGCAAAGGAAATGATCCAGCTATTAGTAGAAGGACAAGAAACCTTAGTCAGAACTGCCCGATCTATCTTCCCATTGGTAGATGCAGTTAATGACGAACCTAGTGCAGATTTATTAACTCAAAGGATGCAGGTTCATGAAAAAACTGCTTGGATGTTGAGAAGTTTGCTGGAAGAGTAG